The sequence GTTGTTCCACAATAGGGGCACGTGGCATATACATAGCTTTTGGGAACCTCTATCTCTGCTCCGCAGTAGCTACACCTAAACCTAGCCTTGTCTATTGCCTCGCTCAGAGGATTTCACCCAATATACTGGAGATCCCATGAATTGCAAGCCCAAGATTAAGCAGGTTTCTGAGGCTGGGCTCTACAACAGTTGTTTTGACAGGCGTCAAAGCCTTTTTCATACAGTACCAGGAGGCCACCCCACCTATCACCAGAAGTGGTAAAGAGGCTATGGGGTTGGCCATTATTAGCATACCCGATAAGCCGCCCAACACCCCCGAGGCTATAGCTGATAGTGTTCCCCAGGCAATTCTCTCAGACATTCTCATAGGCCTTTCAAAAGCTATTGTCTCTCCATCCCATCCACAGAGGATTACCCTGTAGATGCCGCCTCCATACATGTAGACAGCTGTGTACATTGGCAATAGGGTTGGTTTGGATGTAGCTGCCTTCACGTTTATTGGCGTTATTCTTTTCCATAGAATTGTTGAACCCACTACATGCTCTCCTCTCATCCTGACCCTGCTCTCCGCCTCTCTCTTTATAACCTCTGTAACGATGCTTCTCAATCTATTCAGATGTTCGTTGAGGGCTATGTCCATGGCAGTCTTCTTATCTACTTCTATGGATAGTATACCCCTCCACACATTTTTATCTAGCTTGGCCTCGCCCAGAGGAACCGCCTCTACCCTGCTAACAGCATATTTTTTCCCTAGTACTCTAACAGATAAGACGTTGCTACCCCTTCTACCAGCAACAGGCACTATATCGTTGTATGATCCGTAAACCCCTTTTACAAACACGTTTCTAGATTCTGTCCAACACCTCTCCTCATTCTTTTCTCTCCGACACTTCCTAATACTGACAACAACATTGGCATT comes from Ignisphaera sp. and encodes:
- a CDS encoding zinc ribbon domain-containing protein, whose protein sequence is MSQSFRCSNCGAPLDVSPETIAVVCSYCGYLNWIREDLKEEILVVKPLGEREILKKIEAFGSRKKLGQVFKETNLSKLTLVLVPFYLVDVSAQADYNANVVVSIRKCRREKNEERCWTESRNVFVKGVYGSYNDIVPVAGRRGSNVLSVRVLGKKYAVSRVEAVPLGEAKLDKNVWRGILSIEVDKKTAMDIALNEHLNRLRSIVTEVIKREAESRVRMRGEHVVGSTILWKRITPINVKAATSKPTLLPMYTAVYMYGGGIYRVILCGWDGETIAFERPMRMSERIAWGTLSAIASGVLGGLSGMLIMANPIASLPLLVIGGVASWYCMKKALTPVKTTVVEPSLRNLLNLGLAIHGISSILGEIL